The genomic segment ATCTCCAGCAGCTTTTTTACGATTGCCGGACCCGCCGAGTAATACAGGGTCATACCGATTTTGACCCAACGCACCTCGCCCTGTAGCGACGAGGCGATCTTTAGCGCTGTGGTCGCGTCCGTATCCAGCGCGACGATGAGCGAATCTCTTGTCAACTTCATGTTCTGAGTGCTCCTGTCAGGTCTGAGACACGAGCGATGCCCTTCGAGCGGCAAAACTCGTGCAACCCATCGATAGTCCTCACACAAGCAAGAGGATCAATGAAGTTCGCCGTCCCCACCGCCACCGCGCTGGCGCCTGCGAGCATGAATTCGGCTGCGTCTGTCGCTGAAGCGATCCCCCCCATGCCGATAATGGGTATCTTGACCGCCGAGGCAACCTGCCAGACCATCCGCAGGGCAATCGGCTTTATCGCCGGGCCCGACAGACCACCTACGACACGAGCGAGTCTGGGCCTGAATGTATTCGCATCTATCGACATGCCCAGCACGGTGTTGATGAGTGAGAGGGCCTCGGCACCTTCATCCTCGACCGCCCGGGCTATCTTAGTTATGTCAGTGACGTTTGGTGAAAGCTTTACGATCAGTGGCCGATGCGTTACCGACCGCACTGCACGTGTGACCTGCGCGGCTGCGGCGCAGGTGGTGCCAAACGCCATGCCCCCGGCATCTACATTCGGGCAGGATATGTTGACCTCGTACGCCGAGATACCCTCCTGCGCATCGAGGCGCTCCACTACCTCTACATACTCTTCTACCGTGTGGCCGTTGACGTTTACAATCAACGGCACTGTCGGAAAGTGCTCCCGTAGCCAGCGAAGATCGCGCTCTATGAAGCGGTCTGCTCCGGGGTTTTGGAGCCCTATCGAGTTGAGCATGCCGCTGGCTGTCTCGGCGATCCTTGGCGCGGGATTACCCTCCCAGCTTTTCGCGGACACTCCCTTAGTGACTAAAGCCCCGAGGCGGTTCAGGTCAAAAAAGTCCGAGTACTCTACCCCACTTGCGAACGTGCCACTTGCGGTCACCACAGGATTGGCAAGCTCAAGCGGACCTATACGCACGCTCATATCCACTTGCGATGTCGACCTGACGTCGTCGTTCATCTCCACAGCACCTCATCGGCGTCGAACACTGGCCCATCCACGCATGCTCGCTTGTTTCCATCTTTC from the Actinomycetota bacterium genome contains:
- a CDS encoding dihydroorotate dehydrogenase; the protein is MNDDVRSTSQVDMSVRIGPLELANPVVTASGTFASGVEYSDFFDLNRLGALVTKGVSAKSWEGNPAPRIAETASGMLNSIGLQNPGADRFIERDLRWLREHFPTVPLIVNVNGHTVEEYVEVVERLDAQEGISAYEVNISCPNVDAGGMAFGTTCAAAAQVTRAVRSVTHRPLIVKLSPNVTDITKIARAVEDEGAEALSLINTVLGMSIDANTFRPRLARVVGGLSGPAIKPIALRMVWQVASAVKIPIIGMGGIASATDAAEFMLAGASAVAVGTANFIDPLACVRTIDGLHEFCRSKGIARVSDLTGALRT